A genomic region of Mycobacterium senriense contains the following coding sequences:
- a CDS encoding acetyl/propionyl/methylcrotonyl-CoA carboxylase subunit alpha has protein sequence MFETVLVANRGEIAVRVIRTLRRLGIRSVAVYSDPDDGARHVLEADEAVRLGPAAARESYLNIDKVVGAAVRTGSEAIHPGYGFLSENADFAAACERAGVVFLGPPVRAIQVMGDKITAKNAVAAFDVPVVPGVAKSGLSDDELVAAADEVEYPVLIKPSAGGGGKGMRLVEEPGKLREALVGARREAASSFGDDTLFLERFVLRPRHIEVQVLADAHGNIVHLGERECSLQRRHQKVIEEAPSPLLDEATRTRIGAAACNTARSVDYVGAGTVEFIVSADRPDEFFFMEMNTRLQVEHPVTEAVTGLDLIEWQLRVGAGEKLGFAQDDIELRGHAIEARVYAENPARGFLPTGGRVLQVSEPSGDGVRVDSSLLPGTLVGSDYDPMLSKVIAHGTDRAEALAKLDRALSRTAILGIQTNIEFLRFLLADERVQAGDLDTALLDERLADFAPLPAPDDVLAAAGLYRQSALALRARRCAGSPWAAPTGWRVGGAPAPVRTDMRTPLRSETVSVWGLPEAATVQVGDGEILSAAAQVEETRMSVTLDGVRRDYSWAEADRHLWIADERGTWHLREAEENKIHRAAGAQRAEIVSPMPGSVIAVQASSGTDVSEGDVVVVVEAMKMEHSLAAPVSGQVEVLVSVGDQVTVDQVLARLVPEESSAAADSSKDAS, from the coding sequence GTGTTCGAGACCGTACTAGTGGCCAACCGCGGCGAGATCGCGGTGCGCGTGATCCGGACCCTGCGCCGGCTGGGCATCCGCTCGGTCGCCGTCTACAGCGACCCCGACGACGGCGCGCGGCACGTGCTCGAGGCCGACGAAGCGGTGCGGCTGGGACCCGCCGCGGCGCGCGAGAGCTACCTGAACATCGACAAGGTGGTCGGGGCGGCCGTGCGCACCGGATCTGAAGCCATCCACCCCGGCTACGGATTCCTGTCCGAGAACGCCGATTTCGCCGCGGCCTGCGAGCGAGCCGGAGTGGTGTTCCTGGGCCCGCCGGTCCGCGCGATCCAGGTGATGGGCGACAAGATCACCGCCAAGAACGCCGTGGCCGCCTTCGACGTCCCGGTGGTGCCCGGTGTCGCCAAGTCCGGGCTGAGTGATGACGAGCTGGTCGCGGCCGCGGACGAGGTCGAATACCCGGTGCTGATCAAGCCGTCGGCGGGCGGCGGCGGCAAGGGCATGCGGCTGGTGGAAGAACCGGGCAAGCTGCGCGAAGCGCTGGTGGGTGCGCGGCGCGAGGCCGCCTCATCGTTCGGCGACGACACCCTTTTCCTGGAGCGATTCGTGTTGCGGCCCAGGCACATCGAGGTTCAGGTGCTCGCCGACGCGCACGGCAACATCGTGCACCTCGGCGAGCGCGAGTGCAGCCTGCAGCGCCGTCACCAGAAGGTGATCGAGGAGGCGCCGTCGCCGCTGCTCGACGAGGCCACGCGGACGCGCATCGGCGCCGCCGCCTGCAACACCGCGCGCAGCGTCGACTACGTCGGCGCGGGCACCGTCGAGTTCATCGTCTCGGCGGACCGGCCCGACGAGTTCTTCTTCATGGAGATGAACACCCGCCTGCAGGTTGAGCATCCGGTCACCGAGGCGGTCACCGGGCTGGACCTGATCGAGTGGCAGCTGCGGGTGGGCGCCGGCGAGAAGCTGGGGTTCGCCCAGGACGACATCGAACTGCGCGGCCACGCCATCGAGGCCCGGGTGTACGCCGAGAATCCGGCGCGGGGCTTCCTGCCGACCGGTGGACGGGTGTTGCAGGTGTCCGAGCCGTCCGGTGATGGGGTGCGGGTCGACTCCTCGCTGCTGCCCGGGACGCTGGTCGGCAGCGACTACGACCCGATGCTGAGCAAGGTGATCGCCCACGGGACCGACCGCGCCGAAGCGCTGGCGAAACTCGATCGGGCACTGAGCCGAACCGCGATCCTGGGCATCCAGACCAACATTGAATTCCTCCGATTCCTGCTCGCCGACGAGCGGGTGCAGGCCGGCGACCTGGACACCGCGCTGCTGGACGAGCGGCTGGCGGACTTCGCCCCGCTGCCGGCCCCCGATGACGTGCTCGCGGCGGCTGGCCTCTATCGGCAATCGGCCCTGGCCTTGCGGGCGCGCCGCTGCGCGGGCAGCCCCTGGGCCGCCCCGACGGGCTGGCGGGTCGGCGGTGCCCCGGCCCCGGTCCGCACCGACATGCGCACCCCATTGCGCAGCGAAACGGTCTCGGTGTGGGGGTTGCCCGAGGCGGCCACGGTGCAGGTCGGCGATGGTGAAATACTGTCCGCCGCAGCGCAAGTCGAGGAAACGCGGATGAGCGTGACACTGGACGGGGTGCGCCGCGACTACAGCTGGGCCGAGGCCGACAGGCACCTGTGGATCGCCGACGAGCGAGGAACCTGGCACCTGCGAGAGGCCGAGGAGAACAAGATCCACCGCGCCGCGGGCGCGCAGCGGGCCGAGATCGTCAGTCCGATGCCGGGCAGCGTGATCGCGGTTCAGGCATCCTCGGGCACCGACGTTTCCGAGGGCGACGTGGTGGTCGTCGTCGAGGCGATGAAAATGGAACATTCGCTTGCCGCACCGGTTTCCGGACAGGTGGAGGTGCTGGTCTCCGTCGGAGATCAGGTGACGGTGGATCAGGTGCTGGCCCGGCTGGTGCCCGAAGAATCCAGCGCGGCGGCCGATTCGAGTAAGGACGCATCATGA
- a CDS encoding MFS transporter yields MSQPESRSVSPARSRVVAWALWDCGSTGLNAIVATFVFAVYLTSSVGVGISGATTPASWLGRAAAVAGLTVAVLAPAVGVWVESPHRRRVALSVLTATAVTLTCLMFFVRDSPGYLWAGLVLLGATAACGDLASVPYNAMLRQLSTPQTAGRISGFGWAAGYVGSVLLLLVIYTGFISGSGKGPDATRGLLRVPLRDGLYVREAMVVAAIWFAVLALPLLFVAHRLTESAERDQPTSMLGGYRKLWTEVAAEWRRDRNLVYFLFASALFRDGLAAIFAFGAVLGVNVYGISQANVLIFGVAASVVAAVGAVLGGFVDHRVGSKPVIVASLVAIIALGLTLMALSGPVAFWVCGLMLCMFIGPSQSSSRALLLHMAKNGREGVAFGLYTMTGRAVAFVAPWLFSVFVDVFGAVRAGLGGISLVLIAGLLAMLAVRVPARVAAVAEPAAEPS; encoded by the coding sequence ATGAGCCAGCCGGAGTCGCGTTCCGTCAGCCCCGCGCGATCGCGGGTGGTGGCGTGGGCGCTCTGGGACTGCGGCTCGACCGGTCTGAATGCGATCGTGGCGACCTTCGTCTTCGCCGTCTACCTGACCAGCAGCGTTGGCGTGGGAATCTCCGGCGCCACCACGCCGGCGAGCTGGTTGGGCCGCGCGGCGGCCGTCGCCGGGTTGACCGTCGCCGTGCTCGCGCCCGCCGTCGGCGTGTGGGTGGAGTCCCCGCACCGCAGGCGGGTGGCGCTGAGTGTGCTAACCGCCACGGCGGTGACGCTGACCTGCTTGATGTTCTTCGTCCGCGACAGCCCCGGCTATCTGTGGGCCGGTCTGGTGCTGCTCGGGGCGACGGCGGCCTGCGGCGACTTGGCCAGCGTCCCGTACAACGCCATGCTGCGTCAGCTCTCGACGCCGCAGACGGCCGGGCGGATATCCGGATTCGGCTGGGCGGCGGGTTATGTCGGCAGCGTGCTGCTCCTGCTGGTGATCTACACCGGCTTCATCTCCGGATCCGGCAAGGGGCCCGACGCGACACGTGGCCTGCTGCGAGTTCCCTTGCGGGACGGGCTTTATGTCCGCGAGGCGATGGTGGTGGCCGCGATCTGGTTCGCGGTGCTGGCGCTTCCCCTGCTGTTCGTCGCGCACCGGCTGACGGAGTCGGCGGAGAGGGACCAGCCGACGAGCATGCTGGGTGGGTACCGCAAGCTGTGGACCGAGGTCGCCGCGGAATGGCGGCGCGACCGCAACCTGGTGTACTTCCTGTTCGCCAGCGCGCTCTTCCGGGACGGGCTGGCGGCGATCTTCGCGTTCGGCGCGGTGCTCGGCGTCAACGTGTACGGCATCTCGCAGGCCAACGTGTTGATCTTCGGGGTGGCGGCCAGCGTGGTCGCCGCGGTGGGCGCGGTGCTGGGTGGGTTCGTCGACCACCGCGTTGGATCGAAGCCCGTCATCGTGGCGTCACTGGTCGCGATCATCGCCCTGGGGCTGACCCTGATGGCGCTGTCCGGGCCGGTCGCCTTCTGGGTGTGCGGGCTGATGCTGTGCATGTTCATCGGGCCGTCGCAGTCGTCGTCGCGCGCCTTGCTGCTGCACATGGCCAAGAACGGCAGGGAAGGCGTCGCGTTCGGCCTCTACACCATGACCGGGCGGGCGGTGGCGTTCGTGGCGCCCTGGCTGTTCTCCGTGTTCGTCGACGTCTTCGGCGCCGTGCGGGCCGGCCTGGGCGGAATTTCGCTGGTGCTGATCGCCGGACTGCTCGCGATGCTGGCGGTGCGGGTTCCGGCGCGCGTCGCTGCGGTGGCCGAACCCGCGGCCGAGCCGTCCTAA
- a CDS encoding acyl-CoA dehydrogenase family protein, translated as MTTSITAGALPKEYQDLRDTVAEFARTVVAPVSAKHDEEHSFPYAVVAKMGEMGLFGLPFPEEYGGMGGDYFALSLALEELGKVDQSVAITLEAGASLGAMPIYRFGTEEQKQKWLPDLTAGRALAGFGLTEPGAGSDAGGTRTTARLDNGDWVINGSKQFITNSGTDITSLVTVTAVTGTAANGKKEISSIIVPSGTPGFTVEPVYSKVGWNASDTHPLSFDDARVPEENLLGARGTGYSGFLSILDEGRIAIAALATGAAQGCVDESVKYAKERQAFGQSIGAYQAISFKIARMEARAHVARTAYYDAAAKMLAGKPFKKEAAIAKMIASEAAMDNARDATQIHGGYGFMNEYPVARHYRDSKILEIGEGTTEVQLMLIARSLGLS; from the coding sequence ATGACCACATCCATTACCGCGGGGGCGTTACCCAAGGAGTATCAGGATCTTCGCGACACGGTCGCTGAGTTCGCGCGCACGGTGGTCGCTCCGGTGTCGGCCAAACACGATGAGGAGCACAGCTTCCCGTACGCAGTCGTGGCGAAGATGGGGGAGATGGGCCTGTTCGGCCTGCCCTTCCCCGAGGAGTACGGCGGCATGGGCGGCGACTACTTCGCGCTGTCGCTGGCGCTCGAGGAACTCGGCAAGGTCGACCAATCGGTGGCGATCACCCTGGAGGCCGGCGCCAGCCTCGGCGCGATGCCCATCTACCGGTTCGGCACCGAAGAACAGAAGCAGAAGTGGCTGCCGGACTTGACCGCCGGCCGTGCGCTCGCCGGCTTCGGGCTCACCGAACCTGGGGCGGGCTCGGACGCCGGGGGAACGCGCACCACGGCCCGGCTCGACAACGGCGACTGGGTGATCAACGGCAGCAAGCAATTCATCACCAACTCCGGCACCGACATCACCTCACTGGTCACCGTCACCGCCGTCACCGGAACCGCCGCGAACGGCAAGAAAGAGATTTCCTCGATCATCGTGCCCAGCGGCACACCGGGATTCACCGTCGAACCGGTGTACAGCAAGGTCGGCTGGAACGCGTCGGACACCCACCCGCTGAGCTTCGACGACGCCCGCGTCCCGGAGGAGAACCTGCTGGGTGCCCGCGGTACCGGCTACTCGGGCTTCCTGTCGATCCTGGACGAGGGCCGCATCGCGATCGCCGCGCTCGCGACCGGCGCGGCGCAGGGCTGCGTCGACGAAAGCGTCAAGTACGCCAAGGAACGCCAGGCGTTCGGCCAGTCGATCGGCGCCTACCAGGCGATCAGCTTCAAGATCGCGCGGATGGAGGCGCGTGCCCATGTGGCGCGTACCGCCTACTACGATGCGGCGGCAAAGATGTTGGCGGGCAAGCCCTTCAAGAAGGAGGCGGCAATCGCCAAGATGATCGCCTCGGAAGCGGCGATGGACAACGCCCGCGACGCGACCCAGATTCACGGGGGCTACGGCTTCATGAACGAATATCCGGTGGCGCGGCACTACCGCGACAGCAAGATCCTCGAAATCGGTGAAGGGACAACCGAAGTGCAGCTGATGCTGATCGCGCGATCGCTGGGACTGTCATGA
- a CDS encoding carboxyl transferase domain-containing protein gives MTSPAKAQASFSDEHRRLVDELNAKLAAAALGGSERARERHVSRGKLLPRERVDRLLDPGSPFLELSPLAADGMYSDESPGAGIITGIGRVSDRECVIVANDATVKGGTYYPMTVKKHLRAQEVALQNRLPCIYLVDSGGAFLPRQDEVFPDREHFGRIFYNQATMSAKEIPQVAAVLGSCTAGGAYVPAMSDEAVIVREQGTIFLGGPPLVKAATGEIVSAEELGGGDLHSRVSGVTDHLAEDDEHALRIVRAIAATFGPREPSPWEVRSPVAPTCAQTELYDVVPPDPRVPYDVHEVIVRLVDGGEISEFKANYGKTLVTAFAYIHGHPVGIVANNGVLFSESALKGAHFIELCDKRKIPLLFLQNIAGFMVGRDYEAGGIAKHGAKMVTAVACARVPKLTVVIGGSYGAGNYSMCGRAYSPRFLWMWPNARISVMGGEQAASVLATVRGEQLAGAGKPWSADEEEAFKAPIREQYESQGNPYYSTARLWDDGIIDPADTRTFVGLALSVCAQAPLESVSYGVFRM, from the coding sequence GTGACCTCACCCGCCAAGGCCCAGGCGTCGTTCTCCGATGAGCACCGCCGGCTGGTGGATGAGTTGAATGCCAAGCTCGCGGCGGCGGCGTTGGGCGGAAGCGAACGCGCACGGGAACGCCACGTCAGCCGCGGCAAACTGCTGCCCCGCGAACGGGTGGACCGCCTGCTCGACCCGGGCAGCCCGTTTCTGGAGCTCTCCCCGCTTGCCGCGGACGGCATGTACAGCGACGAATCTCCCGGGGCCGGGATCATCACCGGCATCGGCCGCGTGTCGGATCGGGAGTGCGTAATCGTCGCCAACGACGCGACGGTCAAGGGCGGCACCTACTATCCGATGACGGTCAAAAAGCATCTGCGCGCCCAAGAGGTGGCACTGCAGAATCGGCTTCCGTGCATCTACCTGGTGGACTCCGGCGGTGCGTTCCTGCCCCGGCAGGACGAGGTCTTCCCCGACCGCGAGCACTTCGGGCGAATCTTCTACAACCAGGCAACCATGAGCGCCAAGGAGATTCCGCAAGTGGCGGCCGTGCTCGGTTCGTGCACGGCCGGCGGCGCCTACGTGCCCGCCATGAGCGACGAGGCCGTCATCGTGCGCGAGCAGGGCACGATCTTCTTGGGGGGCCCGCCCCTGGTCAAGGCCGCGACCGGAGAGATCGTGTCGGCCGAAGAGCTCGGCGGCGGCGACCTGCATTCCCGGGTCTCCGGCGTCACCGACCACCTCGCCGAAGACGACGAGCATGCCCTGCGGATCGTCCGCGCGATCGCGGCCACCTTCGGCCCGCGCGAGCCCAGCCCGTGGGAGGTGCGATCTCCGGTCGCGCCCACCTGCGCCCAGACGGAGCTCTACGACGTGGTGCCCCCCGACCCGAGGGTGCCCTACGACGTGCACGAGGTGATCGTGCGACTGGTCGACGGCGGCGAAATCAGCGAATTCAAGGCCAATTACGGCAAGACGCTGGTGACCGCGTTCGCCTACATTCACGGCCACCCGGTGGGAATCGTGGCCAACAACGGCGTGCTCTTCAGCGAATCCGCTTTGAAGGGGGCGCATTTCATCGAGCTGTGCGACAAGCGCAAGATCCCGCTGCTGTTTTTGCAGAACATCGCCGGCTTCATGGTCGGCCGCGACTACGAGGCCGGCGGCATCGCCAAGCACGGTGCCAAGATGGTCACCGCCGTCGCCTGCGCCCGGGTGCCCAAGCTGACCGTCGTGATCGGTGGATCCTATGGGGCGGGCAACTATTCGATGTGCGGTCGGGCCTATTCGCCGCGCTTCCTGTGGATGTGGCCCAACGCCCGGATCTCGGTGATGGGCGGCGAACAGGCCGCGTCGGTACTGGCCACCGTGCGCGGCGAACAACTCGCCGGCGCGGGCAAACCGTGGTCGGCCGACGAGGAAGAGGCATTCAAGGCGCCCATTCGCGAACAGTACGAAAGTCAGGGCAACCCCTACTACTCCACGGCCCGGCTGTGGGACGATGGGATCATCGACCCCGCAGACACCAGAACCTTTGTCGGGCTGGCTCTTTCGGTGTGCGCCCAAGCACCGCTGGAGTCCGTCTCCTACGGCGTCTTTCGGATGTGA
- a CDS encoding SACE_7040 family transcriptional regulator → MTASASEGQAGPADAPNRRSQLKSDRRLQLLSAAERLFAERGFLAVRLEDIGAAAGVSGPAIYRHFPNKESLLVELLVGISTRLLAGARKVQTDSTDAAAALDALIDFHLDFVFNEPDLIRIQDRDLAYLPATAEKQVRKSQRQYVEVWVGVLRELNPELAEADARLAAHAVFGLLNSTPHSMKSADTSRSKTVRAARSRAVMRAMTVAALAAGNSVPMSSPS, encoded by the coding sequence ATGACAGCGTCCGCCTCCGAGGGCCAGGCCGGTCCCGCTGACGCTCCAAATCGCCGGAGCCAGTTGAAGTCCGACCGCCGGCTACAACTGCTGTCCGCCGCCGAGCGGTTGTTCGCCGAGCGCGGGTTCCTCGCGGTGCGGCTGGAAGACATCGGTGCGGCCGCCGGGGTCAGCGGTCCGGCGATCTACCGGCATTTTCCGAACAAGGAGTCGCTGCTGGTCGAGTTGCTGGTGGGCATCAGCACGCGGCTACTCGCCGGCGCGCGGAAGGTGCAGACGGACAGCACCGACGCGGCCGCAGCCCTGGACGCGCTGATCGACTTCCATCTGGACTTCGTGTTCAATGAGCCCGACCTGATCCGCATCCAGGATCGCGACCTCGCGTACCTGCCCGCGACCGCCGAAAAGCAGGTGCGCAAATCCCAGCGTCAATACGTCGAGGTCTGGGTGGGGGTGCTGCGGGAGCTGAACCCAGAGCTGGCCGAGGCCGATGCCCGGCTGGCCGCGCACGCCGTGTTCGGTCTGCTTAATTCGACACCGCACAGCATGAAGTCCGCCGATACTTCGCGCAGCAAGACCGTCCGCGCGGCGAGGTCACGCGCCGTCATGCGGGCGATGACGGTGGCCGCGCTCGCGGCCGGAAATTCAGTGCCCATGAGCAGTCCGTCGTAA
- a CDS encoding MmpS family transport accessory protein: MDMNDSRPTERFPTSQPGPQQPGYAPPVDPAYADQMPYAQSYRGAAPPWAPTPNETNTTKRLPAYWQQDLPSSGNQPTDMAPPPPEGPKSSRWLWLGAGAAVLLVVALVIALVLANDAIKTQTAVPPLPAMPEPTTETTTPSPHRSPSLIPAPIPPTSGPELPPETTGPARMQDVVYTVSGEGRAISIMYIDTGGLIQTEFNVALPWSKEVSLSKSADHPPNVTIVNIGHSVTCTLTVDGVQISKRVGGGLTICDARG, encoded by the coding sequence GTGGACATGAACGATTCACGTCCCACCGAGCGGTTTCCTACGTCGCAGCCGGGGCCACAGCAGCCGGGGTATGCGCCGCCCGTCGATCCCGCGTACGCCGACCAGATGCCCTACGCGCAGAGCTATCGTGGGGCGGCGCCGCCCTGGGCGCCCACCCCGAACGAGACGAACACCACAAAGCGGCTGCCGGCGTACTGGCAGCAGGATCTGCCCTCGTCGGGCAACCAACCGACGGACATGGCTCCCCCGCCGCCCGAGGGCCCGAAATCGTCGCGATGGTTGTGGCTCGGCGCCGGCGCGGCGGTATTGCTGGTCGTCGCGCTGGTGATTGCCCTGGTGCTGGCGAACGACGCGATCAAGACCCAGACCGCCGTCCCGCCGTTGCCGGCGATGCCGGAGCCGACCACGGAAACGACGACCCCATCGCCACACCGGTCGCCGTCGCTCATCCCGGCCCCGATACCGCCGACCAGCGGCCCCGAGCTGCCGCCCGAGACGACCGGGCCGGCCAGGATGCAAGACGTCGTGTACACCGTCTCGGGTGAGGGCCGCGCGATCAGCATCATGTACATCGATACCGGCGGCCTCATCCAGACCGAATTCAACGTCGCGCTGCCGTGGAGCAAGGAGGTCAGCCTGTCGAAGTCGGCTGACCACCCGCCCAACGTCACGATCGTCAACATCGGCCACAGCGTCACGTGCACGCTCACCGTCGACGGGGTTCAAATCAGCAAGCGCGTTGGCGGCGGCCTGACCATCTGCGACGCTCGCGGCTAG
- the cmrA gene encoding mycolate reductase (Catalyzes the final step in mycolic acid biosynthesis.), translating to MPLPAPSPEARAVVTGASQNIGEALATELAARGHNLIVTARREDLLKDLATRLTDRYGVIVDVRPADLADPGERAKLCDELAARPISILCANAGTATFGPVAMLDPAGEKAQLQLNVLGVHDLTLAVLPGMVERKSGGILISGSAAGNSPIPYNATYAATKAFANTFSESLRGELRGSGVNVTLLAPGPVRTDLPEDTEASIVERLVPDFLWISTEHTARVSLDALARNKMRVVPGLTSKAMSVASGYGPRAIVAPIVGAFYKKLGGG from the coding sequence ATGCCGCTACCCGCTCCAAGCCCCGAGGCGCGCGCCGTTGTGACCGGAGCTTCGCAGAACATCGGTGAAGCGCTGGCCACCGAACTCGCCGCACGCGGACACAACCTCATCGTCACCGCGCGCCGCGAAGACCTGCTCAAGGACCTGGCCACCCGCCTGACCGACAGGTACGGCGTCATCGTCGACGTGCGCCCCGCCGACCTGGCCGACCCGGGCGAACGCGCGAAGCTGTGCGACGAGCTGGCCGCCCGCCCGATCTCGATCCTCTGCGCCAACGCGGGCACCGCGACGTTCGGTCCGGTCGCCATGCTCGATCCCGCTGGCGAAAAGGCTCAGCTGCAGCTGAACGTCCTTGGGGTGCATGACCTTACGTTGGCGGTGCTGCCGGGAATGGTCGAGCGTAAGTCCGGCGGCATCCTGATTTCCGGTTCGGCGGCGGGCAATTCGCCGATTCCCTACAACGCCACCTACGCGGCCACCAAGGCGTTCGCGAACACCTTCAGCGAGTCGCTGCGCGGCGAGCTGCGCGGATCCGGTGTCAACGTGACGCTGCTGGCGCCCGGCCCGGTGCGCACCGATCTGCCCGAGGACACCGAGGCCTCGATCGTCGAGCGGCTGGTGCCGGACTTCCTGTGGATCTCGACCGAGCACACCGCGCGGGTGTCGCTGGATGCGTTGGCGCGCAACAAAATGCGCGTCGTTCCGGGACTGACCTCGAAGGCCATGTCGGTCGCCAGCGGGTACGGGCCGCGCGCCATCGTGGCGCCTATCGTCGGCGCGTTCTACAAGAAGCTGGGCGGCGGATAG
- a CDS encoding MaoC family dehydratase yields MTDGKSIVQRGLWFEEFETGTTYLHRPGRTVTEADNVLFTTLTMNTQSLHLDAAWAAEQPGFRGERLVNSMFTLSTLVGLSVSQLTLGTIVANLGFSEVSFPKPVFHGDTLYAETVCTGKRESKSRPGEGIVTLEHTGRNQHGDVVARAVRTTLVQKRPSDEETK; encoded by the coding sequence ATGACTGACGGCAAGTCGATTGTCCAGCGCGGCTTGTGGTTTGAGGAATTCGAAACCGGCACCACCTATCTGCACCGGCCCGGCCGGACGGTCACCGAGGCGGACAACGTCTTGTTCACGACGCTCACCATGAACACCCAATCGCTCCACCTCGACGCGGCGTGGGCCGCCGAGCAGCCCGGCTTTCGGGGCGAGCGGCTGGTGAACTCCATGTTCACCCTCTCCACGCTGGTCGGGCTGTCGGTGTCGCAGCTGACGCTCGGCACCATCGTCGCCAACCTGGGCTTCTCCGAGGTGTCCTTCCCCAAGCCGGTGTTCCACGGCGACACCCTCTACGCGGAGACGGTGTGCACGGGCAAGCGTGAATCGAAGAGCCGGCCCGGCGAAGGCATCGTCACGCTCGAGCACACGGGGCGCAACCAGCACGGCGACGTCGTCGCCCGTGCCGTGCGCACCACCCTGGTGCAGAAGCGCCCGAGCGACGAGGAGACCAAGTGA
- a CDS encoding helicase HerA-like domain-containing protein: protein MSTDSAAATRIADGYAVDGQALELGTVVIDGAADPTAQIRIPLATINRHGLVAGATGTGKTKTLQLIAEQLSAAGVPVLMADVKGDLSGLSRPGEGNDKTAARAKDTGDNWEPTGFAVEFLSLGTKGIGVPIRATVDSFGPVLLSKVLGLNATQESTLGLIFHWAKDHNRRLVTTDDLRGAISYLTSDAGKEDLKSLGGVSATTAGVILRALVNLDAEGGDTFFGEPKLDPNDLLRANDQGQGVISLLEFTGQSVRPVIFSTFLMWLLADLYTQLDEVGDVDRPKLVFFFDEAHLLFADASKAFLEQVEQTVKLIRSKGVGVFFCTQLPTDIPNDILSQLGARIQHALRAFTPDDQKALSRTVRTYPKTDVYDLESALTSLGIGEAVVTVLSEKGAPTPVAWTRMRVPRSLMASIGTGDIEAAAKNSPLQAKYGQTAPQPAQPQAVPQPSQAQPAQPPQPQSGYPPVPPNEPVPPMPEPAEPKGPKGPTMWEEVLQNPTVKSGINTAIREAVKSVFGTGRRRK from the coding sequence ATGAGCACTGATTCAGCGGCCGCGACGCGCATCGCCGACGGCTACGCCGTCGACGGCCAGGCACTGGAATTGGGCACCGTCGTCATCGACGGCGCGGCCGATCCGACGGCGCAGATCCGTATCCCGTTGGCCACCATCAACAGGCACGGCCTGGTGGCCGGGGCCACCGGAACGGGCAAGACCAAGACGCTGCAACTGATCGCCGAGCAACTCAGCGCCGCAGGCGTCCCCGTGCTGATGGCCGACGTGAAGGGCGACCTGTCCGGTCTGTCCAGGCCCGGCGAAGGGAACGACAAGACTGCCGCGCGGGCCAAGGACACCGGCGACAACTGGGAGCCGACCGGGTTTGCGGTCGAGTTCTTGTCGTTGGGCACCAAGGGAATCGGCGTGCCGATCCGCGCGACCGTCGACAGCTTCGGCCCCGTTCTGCTGTCAAAAGTGCTGGGGCTCAACGCTACTCAAGAGTCGACGCTGGGGCTGATCTTCCATTGGGCCAAGGATCACAACCGCCGGCTGGTCACCACGGACGACCTACGCGGTGCCATCAGCTACCTGACCAGCGACGCGGGCAAGGAGGACCTGAAATCCCTGGGCGGCGTGTCGGCGACCACGGCGGGCGTCATCCTGCGGGCGCTGGTGAACCTCGATGCCGAGGGCGGCGACACCTTCTTCGGCGAGCCCAAGCTCGACCCGAACGATCTGCTGCGCGCCAACGATCAAGGCCAGGGCGTCATCTCGCTGCTGGAGTTCACCGGTCAGTCGGTGCGTCCGGTCATCTTCTCCACCTTCCTGATGTGGCTGCTCGCCGACCTGTACACCCAGCTGGACGAGGTCGGTGACGTGGACAGGCCGAAGCTGGTGTTCTTCTTCGACGAGGCGCACCTGTTGTTCGCCGACGCGTCCAAGGCCTTCCTCGAACAGGTCGAACAGACCGTCAAGTTGATCCGGTCGAAGGGCGTCGGGGTGTTCTTCTGCACCCAGCTGCCCACGGACATTCCCAATGACATCCTCTCCCAGTTGGGCGCCCGAATTCAGCACGCCCTGCGGGCGTTCACGCCCGACGATCAGAAGGCGCTCAGCAGGACCGTCCGCACCTACCCGAAAACCGATGTGTACGACCTGGAGTCGGCGTTGACGTCGCTGGGAATCGGCGAGGCGGTGGTCACCGTGCTGTCCGAGAAGGGCGCACCGACGCCGGTCGCGTGGACCCGGATGCGGGTGCCGCGCTCGTTGATGGCGTCGATCGGCACCGGGGACATCGAGGCCGCGGCGAAAAACAGTCCGCTGCAGGCGAAGTACGGCCAGACGGCTCCCCAACCCGCGCAGCCGCAGGCTGTACCGCAGCCGTCCCAGGCCCAACCCGCGCAGCCGCCGCAGCCCCAGTCCGGCTACCCGCCCGTCCCGCCGAACGAGCCGGTACCGCCGATGCCGGAGCCGGCGGAGCCGAAGGGCCCGAAGGGGCCCACCATGTGGGAAGAGGTGCTGCAGAACCCGACGGTGAAAAGCGGGATCAACACCGCGATACGCGAAGCGGTCAAGAGCGTCTTCGGTACCGGCCGGCGCCGGAAGTAG